From Enterococcus wangshanyuanii, the proteins below share one genomic window:
- a CDS encoding major tail protein, with translation MQEEKKNIVTFGLENCYYAKAVIAADGTMTYETPKQYPGATELNLEVNGDLIEFEADNIIYYSSPDNKGYTGTFTAALVPDDFLVDILGEEIDDEDGVQTERSNSSSSPFALLFQFEGDAKAVRHVLYNCSANRPGIGSATGKNVNTTELSFNATPRPNDKAVKTKTKESTKPTVYDNWFTAVYEKVAEA, from the coding sequence ATGCAAGAAGAGAAAAAGAATATTGTGACCTTTGGTTTAGAAAATTGTTACTATGCGAAAGCAGTGATTGCTGCAGATGGAACAATGACCTATGAAACACCCAAACAATATCCAGGTGCAACAGAATTAAATCTCGAAGTGAATGGCGATTTAATTGAATTTGAAGCAGATAACATTATTTATTATTCTTCACCAGATAATAAAGGATATACAGGAACATTCACAGCAGCACTTGTGCCGGATGATTTCCTTGTCGATATTTTAGGGGAAGAGATCGATGATGAAGACGGAGTGCAAACAGAGCGGTCAAACAGTTCTTCAAGTCCTTTTGCTTTACTATTCCAATTTGAAGGTGATGCAAAAGCAGTTCGTCACGTTCTATATAATTGTTCGGCGAATCGACCAGGAATTGGTAGCGCAACAGGGAAAAATGTCAATACAACTGAATTGAGTTTTAACGCTACACCACGACCAAACGATAAAGCAGTAAAAACGAAAACAAAAGAAAGTACGAAACCGACTGTTTATGATAATTGGTTTACTGCAGTATATGAGA